TGAGAGTAGTGGGTTCGTCGGTTGGTTACCTTCATCATAACTTTCTCCATATAACGCTCTGCCCGAGTCCTCCAATATCATGTTATACAAGATGATGCACGTATACATGATGTTTCTCATTTTACTCTTTTCAAGTATCATCGAAGGCTGGGCAATGATAGACCATCTCTTTTTAATACACCGAAAGCCCGCTCGACATCTTTTCTTGCCAACTTTTGTTTCTTCTTGTAATACACTCTTTTCTCGTCATCTGGATACGAAAGAGTTTTCACAAAGGTCACCCACTCCGGATAAATACCGTCTGTGAGATAGTACCCATACTTATACTCCACGTTGTTTGCATAGAATGAAGTATCAGGTGCGACACCATCTATGACATCGTCGAAAAGATTCGAATATTGTAAAACTGTGATGCCATTGTTCGCACCGGCCACACCAATGTACACATGCCAAAACCAAAAATCTTGAGTCGCGACCACTTGTAATATTAGGGTAGGACCATCGTGGTCACCACCCAATGCATGCAATCAAGACTACCCAACATCCCAGCCGTGTATCCGCTTATGGGCCTCGTATAAAAGTGGAACGTCAGTAGCGGTTGGCATCCTCAAATATCGCCTCCCGTAAAGAAAGTTAATACCTAATATAATAGTGTTAATAaactataaataataaaaaataataataaataataataataacaataataataatagcaatactaataataaaaatacCTTCATAGAAATTTTCAAGACAATCATGACAACTTCTGGCCGACATCCTTAAATATTCATCCCACGCATCACGCGTTGTGTCGTACGCAAGTTGCCGAATTATGGCAGTACAATTTTGTATTACAGATAAACCAATTTTGCAACTAGCACTTTCTCTTTGTGTGAAAAAGGGGAATTCGGCCGCAAGATCGTTAGAAATTCTTAAGAAAAGATGACGACTCATATAAAATCGACGCCTAAACTGTGCATCATCGTACAACggattttcacaaaaaataaTCGTGCATTAAACGTTCATAAGCACCTAACTGATCTCGTTCAAGAGGCGCTTGTCTGGTACGCGTTATAAACGATTGGGCTTCTTCTCGCAAATAATTAATCGCCTCCTGCGTCACAGCGATAAGCATATCGTCGATAACACCGTCAGATGAAGAGCTGGACGAATCGGATGAAGAGTGAGATGacatttttaaaaatgtttggagagaatttatgttttttttttttttgtaattggtGTGGGTTTTAGTTTGTGATTGGTGTGTGTTTAGGTTTGTATATATATTagaatttaaatttttttttataaaattaccgTTGCCAATGGTCTTCTTGATCAAATGCCTCAAAACACAGAAAAATTTGCCCGTTAGTGGGTTGGCGAGTGGGGGGTAGCGCCCCTTCGATAACGTGCACGGGGTGGGGGAGGGCGCAATGGGGCGCTATAATTGGTGATGTGGCGGGGTGGCGCGAGGCTACACCCCCTGGCCTAAGGGAGTCCATTTAAACTGGTAGTTTAACGGCTTATTAGGTTGCCACAAGTGTCTCTGGAGAAGGATCTAGGGTCTGGTTCGGTATTTCTAGTAAGTTAGTATTTTAAGATCCCGGTTTTCACATTAGTTCTATAACCGATAGAATGTGTCAAGCATGTGTAGGATTCTAACCTAGGTAGTGTGTTCCCCATCATTTGAATTCGTCCTCAGTCATAGTTCGTGTCCCCTTCAgctttagttaatttagttaatttgaattaattttaattaatttagttaGGGCTGAGCAGTATACGGTTCAGAACCTCCATAACCGgggaaccgaaccggaaccgcTAGATCCAAACTGTATTTTTGTATATAGGGTCCGGTTCCGGTTCTTaaatttgggtaaaaacgggtccCTGTTAAAACCACGGTTCCGGTTAAAGAACCGCTAGAACCAGTTGGGATTATAAATATTTAAGACCCTATTTTATTAATAGGCTTTTCAACATCATACGACCATCCTAATTCTTATTCCCTCCTCTTATATTCATTCCACAATCTCATCTTTCATCTTCTAATTCTTCTCCATCTctcaaccctaaccctaattgctATCATACAAGTTCATCTCCATCAACACCCTGCAAATACAGGTACGCTATTCCAGAGCCGTTCCTACGTTTCGGAGGCCCTAATCGAACTACGAAGTGGTGGCCCTTTTGCAAAATTATCGTTTTCAACATATTTAGTAACAAAACCCTCCTCCTTTATCCGGGCTTGGGACCGGCAATTATAAACTAAAAAAAGTTTATAATTGGCgtagttaaattttttttttgaaagtcatATGTTTTCTATAATTATAGTAtatgtttaaataaaatctacttttCTAGCTTTAACCGAGGTAAATTGTTTGATGAAATTATCGTAATCAAGTTCTTCTAAAAAATCTTTTTCGATTGACATAATAGCTAAACCGTTTAATCTTTCTTGTGACATTGTAGATCTTAAGtaattttttattagttttaatttgGAAAAGCTACGTTCTGCAATAGCAACGGTTACAGGAATGGTTAACACAATTCTATAGGCGATATATTTATTTGGAAAAGAATTAAAGTTTTTAATATAAGTTAATATATTGGTGAGTGTGTCAGATTCTACATGTATAATTTCTCTTAACATTTTTAGTTCTTCAAATAAATCTAAACCATCAATATCAATATGATTATCATAGTTCCAAAACTTTTCCGATAAATGCACTTctcttttaaatttttttgatcTAAAGATTTTAACTTTTTTATACTAAACAAAAAACCAAAATTTTGTTCGAACTCTTTAAACTGAGCAAATCTACTTTCGAGTGAAACACTAGCTTGATCTACTATGTATAAAAAGTAATCCGTTCTAAAACAATCAATAGGAGTTTTCAAAGTCTCATTATCAACATTTTCATCAAATCTTCTATTTCTACGAATAACACGTTTTTCACGAAAACTAGGTTCAATGCCGATCTTTAAAGCAAGTTCTTTAGCCTCAATCATAGCATTTTCAAATCCTTCATCCCTAaactttttaaaataaataataagtcCATCTAGTTGTTTTATAGCAATATCAATACACATATCTTTTGATTGTAAGTTTTTAATAACTACATTAATAGCATGTAAAACCTCATACCAAATAACCATCGctaataaaaattcaaaattttccaactcattttcaactAAAGATTTAGCCTCACTTTTAACATTAGCCTCGGTACTATCACGATACAAATCCATTAATGCATCTCTTAGTTTTGGAGCTTGAAACCTAATTGCTTTAACACTTTCTAATCGACTTTCCCAACGTGTTTGTGATAATGATTTAAGAGTTAAATATCGTATATTATCTTGTAAAATTTTCCATCTTTTAGTGGATGATGCAAAAATAGAATAAATACGTTGTATGGTTCCAAAAAAATCTTGAACTTTGTCACAAGCGCTAGCCATATCAGAAATAACTAAATTTAAACTATGATAACCACATGGAACATAAAAGGCTCTAGGATTAACTTCTAACAATCGTTTTGGTACTCCTTTATGTTTTCCTTTCATATTTGAACCATTATCATAACCTTGACCTCTAATGTCATCCACATTAAGCCCTATTCTATTAAGTTCCTCAGTAATAGAATTAAAAAGACCTTTACCCGTTGTATCATTCACtattaaaaattctaaaaagtaTTCTTTAAATTCTATTGAAGTTGGCGAAATATCTAAACATCGTAAGATAATGGACATTTGTTCTTTGTGGCTTATATCGGGTGTGCAATCAAGAATAATTGAAAAATATTTAGCTTCTTTAACCTTTTTAATAATTTTTGTTTTGACCTCATTTGATAATAAATGTATTAGTTCATTTTGCATTCTGGGTCCAAGATAATGATTATGAATTTCTTTATTTTGTATGCGTCTAACATGTTCTTGCATTATCGGGTCAAATTCTACAATCATCTCAATACCGGCTAAAAATAAACCATTGTTTTCTTCATACAATTGTTCATTTGTCCTACGAAATGCTAAATTATGTGTACCAAGATTCTTTATAAGGGCAATAATTCTTTTTAGCACATTTCTCCAATgttctttttctttatttatttgattttgattttgtttaTCGATTGTCTTATTTTTTCGCCAATCTTATCTCTAATTCCATCCATGTTCTCATATTGTTAATATGTACTTTACTTTTTTCATGTTCTTTTAATTTACTACTAATATTTTTCCAATCGTTATTACCTTCCTTAGCTAAGCTACTAGTACATTGATTCACGTTAAACAATTtacaacaaaaacaaaacgcTCTATCTAAATATATAGAATAAATCAACCATTTTCTTTCTAGCGTTTCATCATTTGGTAATGTTCGCATATAGTAAGATGTATTAAAGCTTCTTGAGTGTTCATCTTGTGGAAAATCGTAATCATGAATTTTAATCGGACCTTTTTCTACGAGTATATCTCTTAGAACAATACTAATATTATTCCATTGACTTGGATCAACAAAATTTATAGGTATTCCATCGGTTGTAAATTCATCATTTGTAGGTTTTTCATCGTTTGTAGGTTCATTATTTGTAGGTGTATCACTATCGTTTGTAGGTTCATTATTTGTAGGCGTATCAATATCGTTTGTCGGTTGACTTGTTGTAGGTGTATCACTATCGTTTGTAGGTTCGTTATTTGTAGGTGTATCACTATCGTTTGTAGGTTGACTTGTTGTAGGCGTACAAATTTTAGAAGTGCTCCCTTTTGTGATTCAATTAAAGCTTCTTGTTTACGTTTTTTTATCCTTTTTGAATGACCGGATTCAAAAGATCGAATTCGATTTGACATTGCTAAAATATAAATCTATTTAAGAGATGGATAATAAGCCCTAATTCCCTAAATAACAACTTTATTCAGAAAAATAGCAAATTATGAATGAAGAATAAACAGCTAAACAACAAATTGATTCAGGAAAAAAAAATCAGATATCTAACCTGTGCGGTTGTGCCACTGACTTCCGAGTTACAAGAATCTGAGTGTTGAGGCTCTATGCCACTGAGTTCCGAGAACAGATGAACCAAGGGACCACGTCTGCCACAAATCAAGAAGACAAGAACTATCGACGATTCAAATCAAGAAGACAAGGAACTTATATCAATTCAAACCGAGAACTGATCGACGATTCAAATAAAATCGAGAACTGATCGACGATTCAAATAAAATCGGGAACTTATATCAATTCAAATCGAGAACttatatcaaataaaaacaagGACTGATATTAATACCTGTAACCCCAATGGCAATCGAGATTGAGGCGGCGATTGAGGCGAAGACATCGTGATTTCCATTTTCCAACCTGCAAATTCATTGTTTCTTCTCTCTGTGCGACTTTCTGTACGTCAATTGTTTGGGAGACCGAGACAAGCGACCTTTCATTATTTACCTTTATTACTTTGGACCGGCTCTGCCTTTTATTTTTACTTTGGGCCTTTTATTAACGATTCAGGCAGGCTTCTTATTATTGTttagtataaaataaagaaaatggGCCTAGTATACAAAGAACCATCAAAAAATTTTGAGGCCTTTCATTTTTGGTGGCCCTAGGCCTAGGGTTGGAAGCCCATTGGGCCGGCTCTGCGCTATTCTACATGACCTTTTTTTTATGATTGCATATATTTTCTTTCTAGATGTTTGCTTTCTGATACTTATAGTTTTCTGTATGTGAAAataaaaattgaacaaaaataatcaaatcaatgttGATCAAATTGTAAATGTGTATATAAATAGTGTATCGCTTGGTAAATACAGTAGATGCTAAACTGATCAATCTATTCACGTGAACCAAATACAGTAGATGCATTATtcgtttatttttttaattgctAACACTTGGTTTCATTTGGATGTTTATGGGAAGATTGAGAGGATGAAGATCGAATGAAGTTTGAAGatatttgttttaattgttaACACGATGTTTGTAATAGTTTTATTTAGAGTTTGTTTTATGGTTTGaaattttttattattgcttTGCTACATTTATTTTggttggtttgaattttgaatgttgCAGCTCTTAGTTAATGTTTTAAATGGTTTGATTTGTTTTTACTGAATTGTTAATTTTACGATTTAATTGTCAACCGGTTCCTGCGAGAACCGTTTACATGAGAACCGTTtaaccggttcggaaccgaaccGAAACCGTTTTAATAcggttcggttccggttcttaAATTTAACAATTAACGGTTCCGGTTCGATTCGGTCCGGTTCTGAACCGTTGCATAGCCCTAAATTTAGTAGTTTGTTAGAAAACCCCCCTTAAGACAAATAAAAACAAGTAAATTAGTTAAATTGGATAAGTTAGTCGAGTCTAGTTAACGTAGttagtagagtctcgtgggtttgacactcggacttacttaggctatactacattgaccggtacacttgccggttgtgtggtctagGTTTAGAGAGACTTAgtaataaatttaaaacttagagagtctagtttagggtgtgattttagttaatttaattaaaccacttttagcacatcagaCCCCTACTGGTTATTTTTAAGGTTGGGAGCGTTGCCAGCCAATGGCTAAtaattgggattattaaaatccaataattTGATAAAGGTTAAATGTATGGTGAGATACTGAATTGAAGTGTCTAACTCAATAAAAACTAAACtaataaaaattaatttaaattccTGATTGGATAAAGGTTAAATGTATGGTGAGATACTGAATTGAAGTGTCTAACACAAGAAAAACTAAGCTAATAAATTACTTTAAATTCTTGATTTGATAAAGATTAAATGTATGACGAGATACTGAATTGAAGTGTCTAACACAAGAAAAACTAAGCTaataaattaatttaaattcCTGACTTGATCAAGAAAAACTAAACTAATAAATTAATTGAAATTCCTGATTTGATATTAAGAAAAACTAAACTaataaattaatttaaattcCTGATTTGATAAAGGTTAAATGTATGGTGAGATACTGAAGTGTCTTGCACAAGAAAAACTAAACTAATACATTAATTTAAATTCCTGATTTGATATTTGTTTTGTATCTCATCTTTTAAATATCGTTTAAATCAGTTTACATTATATATGAGCTAGCTAttccatttgtgtaattaattaACTATCCCATTTGTTGGTATAATATTAATGAGAATAAAATAATATTCATTACAATAAAAAATGTATAATTAATTAACTATCCTATTTATTTTTTATGCCAGGAAAAGCTTGGTAATTCGGGGTAACCCAAAAGCAAAAGATGACTCCATACATCCATTATCACATACGGTGTTGAGCTGCCCACTTGTATATTAGTTAAATTAAATGAGTTTGTTGGTATAATATTAATGAGAATAAAATAATATTCATTACATCCAAAAATTGTGTAATTAATGTGCATGTGTAATTAATGTGCATAGGTATATATAAGGGGACTTGTAAATTAACAAGATCAATAGCACCACAACTATACAAAGGTTCCCTTTGGAATTCTAAAAATCCCCAATCACAAAAGTCACTTCAAACATATTGTGAGTTGTGATCATGACCACACATTCTAAAAATGATCTTTTAACCGATGATCATATCACCCCTATCGACTTTGAATCGATAGACGGGTTCCCGGAATCGCATTCATGGCCTCAGTTTGATGAATCTTTGAACAAGATTCAAACTCATGATCTTAAAGATTCATTGATTCCGGTTATTGATCTTGCTAGTCCTAACGCAAAGACTCTTATAAGTCAAGCGTGCGAAACATGGGGCGTGTTCCAAGTTGTTAACCATGGGGTTCCCTTTGAGTTGGTCAAAAAGGTTGAGTCTGAGTCACGAAGGCTTTTTGCTCTTACGACTCATGAAAAGTGCAAGGTTTTGAGATCAGTCGATGGAGCCACAGGATATGGTTCGCCTAAGCTATCACCTTTCTTTGATAAGCGTATGTGGCATGAAGGGTTCACCATCATGGGTTCTTGTGTTGATGATGCCAAGGTTCTTTGGCCACATGAATACCAAAGATTTTGGTAAGTTTTAATTCTTGTAAAATTTCTCAAATACATGTAAATTATAATTacatttttaacaaaataatattttcggGCTTTAGCCAACGTTTTACATGCAAATTCATGCATGTGACGTATGGGTCATAAGACTTGCAACATAGTCAATCGGTGCGATAAATTACAAATACATACATTAATTATCTTGTTTTTCAATGGTTTAAAACTCTCTTGTAAGGCGACGGTTTACCAATTCCACTGGGTTCCCGCGCAGTCAGCCTTTGGACATAGCTCCGAAAGGGTGAATTTACACGTGGAAAgcaatttcaaaaaaaaatatgcaataaataatatatatactagttaaatactgtaaattataaatGTCACTCTATAGAAAACAACTATCACAGATCGAAGTTTATGACTGGAAAGTTTTATCGTAACACTTGTTTTCGAAAAATATAAGCCGTTGCTAGTTTTATGATCTATTTCAAACGATTGTAAAAATGGGCCgttaagttttgtaaaaatataaataaattagaCTTTTTTGTTAAAAAATGTAGAACATGCAAATCGGTCGTCTTTAATCATTTTTAAATATTGAAAAGGAAATAAACTAATGACgttgtttttgaattttggatataAATAAATACGGATTTAACAAAAATCGATTGTATTTGAATACATTCTTTTAACACATTGAGTATAGCTATTAAATTTATGTTTCACATTTGATATATTAATCAGATTTGTTAAAACACCCATATGGTCATTTATGTCGTATgtgatttgtttatttttatcaTGTGTTAACAAGCATATAATATCAACATTGGTCATATTTGATATCAAAATAATGATGTAATACAGAATATTGCATTACATATTATATTATCCTTGGTTTACTTGtattttcttttacatatttactaattCTATGTTTTTGTGATTCCTTGATAAATATTATTATAGTGACACAATGGATGCTTACCAAAACCAAATGAAACTACTTATCCACAACCTCTTGCTCATGATCCTTGAACCATTAGATGTCACACAAGAAGAAATGAATTGGGCTATTCCAGCTCATGACTCCCAAAGTGTACTTCAACTTAACTCGTACCCGTCTTGCCCAAACCCTAGCCGAGCGGTTGGTCTTGCATCGCACACTGACTCACTTCTTTTAACCATTCTCAACCAATGTGGCATTGATGGGTTAGAGATTTTTGTTGAAGGGTTAGGGTGGAGACGGGTGCCATCCGTTGAGGGTGCATTTGTGGTGAATGCAGGTGACCTATTGCATATATTCTCTAATGCAAAGTTTCCGGCTGTAACTCATCGAGCTATGGTGAACCAATCAGAGCATCGTATATCGGTTGCTTACTTTCATGGACCTTCAGCTGAGTCCAGAGTGGCTCCTTCATCTAAGTTTCAGAAGCCTTGTTTTAAATCTTTGCTTGTGAAAGAGTACTTAAGCTTAAAATATAAGCACTTTTTTGAGGCCCTGTCGTTGATTCGAGCATAAGTGCCTTGTTTCGCTCGTAGGATttcaatattttttttatgttaaacCTGAAGTTCGTTTTGTAATAATTTGCTATGAAATGAAATAGAAAATGATGCTAGAGAAataattgttttattttaaatttaaatttagtTGATTATATTTAAAACATGAAGAATTTGAGTGTCCCTggttaatttatatattttttaatgtgTGAACAATTTGTTTGTACTTGTATGTGCTAGTATAATAAACGCGGAGAAGAGCATAAAAAGGCATgaccgtttttttttttataaatatactagGTTATGGCCCGTGTTACACGGATTGATTAATGAAAACGATATAAATTATTATTTGTAAATACTTATTATTTTTAATCTACTCTTGATTGTTACATGATAAATTCATAAGTTGTAATTAAATTGAATTTCATGGGACAAACCTCTAGTAACATTGAATTTCACGGGATAAACCtcctaaaattataaaataaaaaacaaagtgatCAAAATTCACACCAACAAAACTTGGGAAACGTtgaattaaaaaaagaaatattgGATTTTGATAATTTAACTATTCGTCGTTGGTCGTTAACAGTTAcaatttcaaaaataaccaccggttgtcccaactattaacatattggcttcCGATGGATGGTGCTAACAGAACCCTCTCTTACCacttaaaaaatacaaaataatGAGAAAAGTGAGTCCGTTCGTCGTTAAGCTTATTTTACTGATAATTAGCGTcaaatatttaatttttttttatacttacaacttttatattattattaaatataaaCATTAAATTTAAATTCAAAATTATAAATATCAAATGATTTagaatatttttattaatatttttactAAATTAGCTTTAATATAAGTCAATTCCAACtaatttttgattttttgttaCTTAATGTATTTGTTTTAATTCTATGATTATAAATTACATCCTTAATTTATTTTCTTATATATATTCTATTTATAATACATCAAATCATTTAATTAAGATTTCAATAATTTTTATTTCTGAAAACCAACTTCTTTAGGGATTTGATTTTTCATACCTTGtcaatatatattaattattagtCAATTAATAAACATCATAGGCAACAGTTGTTAGAACTGCTGAAACTTATGAGAAACTTAATCTTGCAATTTTACGTTATTGTGACTGCTAAATTTATGAGAAAATTGATGATGTAGTTTCTCTAATTGATGTATCAATTGCTTTCATGTGTATAAATTATGTAAACACCACACATTTTGATCATACACGACACAAAATTTATTTAGAAATTTAAAAAAGTGTctcaaaaatatcgttttataactaactatttgatttttttattcaACCTATTTGAATCACGGGATTATAACCTTGTATCTAATAATTAAGCACAACCGTGTTTTTAATGTTTTAAGAAAGTTTAACAAATGTCAGTTAAATAAGGGAAGTCAAATTAAATATAAACTTAAAGATTAAATGTATGGTGGTGTTTttaatgttttaagaaaatttaacCAATGTGAGTTATATAAGGAAAGCCAAATTAAATATAAACCTAAAGGTTAAATGTATGATGAGATACTGAATTGAAGTGTCACAAGAAAAACTAAACtaataaatttattttaattCTTGATTTGATAAAGGTTAAATGTATGGTGAGATAATGAATTAAATACAAGAAAAACTAAACTaataaattaatttaaattcTGGAATaatagattttaataatcctatCTATTAATTGTTGGCCGGCAACGGtctcaacttaaaaaataaccagtgATTGTCCCAttttttcacatattgtaaatcAAAAGACCTTTAGTAACAGAaccttaacttttttttttgtcttcTTTTCCTTTTCTGTTAGTAAAGGTCCATTAGTTTACAATATGTAAAATTGTGTGACCTGtatggtaaaatacacatatttgtcccgtgtaaagtgtataatttttatatagtttttatttgttttttttagtttttagtgttgtattatattattttgtgttttatcaggtcctggtgcaaatggagagAAAACGAGTAATAATGAAATAACCAGCCAGTTGAGTAGAGTAGAACACCAATAACCGAATTAAAATTGCTGTTATTTTTCTTGATTGACCGACACCACTATCTCTATTTTATAAGTTAGAACgcatattatttattattgttgggACGGTATCCATGCGAGCCCATATTGGGCCTTCTAATACAATAGGATGTTAAAGATTAGTGGGCTGTATGGCAATAATCTTGGACGGTGGAGAAGGAAAAAAAATATACACAGAACACATGAGATGAAAAAGGCTACTACGTATATTCTTAAtaacccatggcattatagcctagtggtattttGGTGGTGTGATAAGACTTATGACTATTAGgttatgggttcgattcccacaaaggggatttttctcagatttattgggttttcttctaaattggtgtataggcaaAGGGGCTGCATATATTTATTGTTGGTGGACGaactaaaagaaaaaaacaagCTGCTACATTGTTGTTTTTGGGGGCGACAACTTGGGGGagaataatatatatttttggaGAGGCCGAGTGTGAAAAAAAGGAAACAAAATATAATTGGTATTATATTGTTGGTGGACGGATTAAaagggaaaaaaaaaaaaaagctgcgCCTCATTGATGTTTTTGGGGGCGACAACTTGGGGGAGAATGATATATATTTTTGGAGAGGCGGCCAAGTGtgaaaaaaagaaaacaaaacatAATTGGCAAAAAAAGTGACCCCCAAGTGCTAGCGAACTTCCGCCCGATTTCGCTTGTTGGCTCGATTTACAAAATATTGGCTAAGGTTCTGGCATCTTGTCTAAAATCTGTTATCAATAATTGTGCTTCCAAGACCCAATCGGCTTTTGTGGGTGGTCGGAACATTTTGGACAGTCCGCTGATTGTGGGGGAAACGGTGGCCTGGGCCAAAAAAGTGAAATAAAAAATTTTAATCTTTAAAGTGGATTTTGAAAAGGCGTATGACACAATTAGTTGGAAGTTTCTATGGAGAATTATGGAGAAGATGAACTTCCCCCAAAAGTGGATCGTTTGGATTAAAGGATGCCTTACTTCGGGGATGGGCTCCATTCTCGTCAACGGCTCTCCTACTATAGAATTCAAATTCAAGAGAGGTTTACGTCAAGGCGATCCTCTCTCCCCATTCCTCTTTGTGATCGCGATGGAGATAGTCACTTTGTTGATGAATAGGGCGTGCAATTTGGGCCTGTTCAAGGGGTGCAAACTTCCTAATGGAGGACCAGTTATTTCTCATCTTTGTTACGCGGATGACGTGCCCTTCATAGGTGAATGGTCGGAAGATAATATCGCTGCTTTAAATCGTCTTCTAAGATGGCTAAGATTAGTTACGGGTCTTAAAGTCAACCGGAGCAAAAGTAAACTATATGGTGTGGGTGTTTCGGCCTCTGAGGTTGATGAGTTTGCGAAGATGGCAAACTGTGAAGCGGGCTCCTTTCCTCTCTTGCACTTAGGCATCCCTATTGGAGTTAATATGAAAAAATCCAGATACTGGAAGCCGATTCTTGAGAAATTGTCGGCAAAGCTATCTAAATGGAAAGCGAGTCAGCTCTCTTTTGCGGGCCGGATGACTCTTGCAAAAGCTGTTCTAGGTAGCCTTCCATCCTATTTCCTTTCATTATTTGCTGCCCCTAAATGTATTATTCAAAAAATGGAAAAAATCAGAAGAGATTTTGTGTGGGGAAAATCGGTGACGGGACATAGTTGAGATGGATCCGTTGGGACTTCATGATGAAATCAAAGAAACTGGGAGGCATGGGTTTAGGGAGGATTCATTCGTTCAACCTAGCTATGCTCTccaaatggtggtggagg
The sequence above is drawn from the Helianthus annuus cultivar XRQ/B chromosome 12, HanXRQr2.0-SUNRISE, whole genome shotgun sequence genome and encodes:
- the LOC110896348 gene encoding gibberellin 3-beta-dioxygenase 1-like; protein product: MTTHSKNDLLTDDHITPIDFESIDGFPESHSWPQFDESLNKIQTHDLKDSLIPVIDLASPNAKTLISQACETWGVFQVVNHGVPFELVKKVESESRRLFALTTHEKCKVLRSVDGATGYGSPKLSPFFDKRMWHEGFTIMGSCVDDAKVLWPHEYQRFCDTMDAYQNQMKLLIHNLLLMILEPLDVTQEEMNWAIPAHDSQSVLQLNSYPSCPNPSRAVGLASHTDSLLLTILNQCGIDGLEIFVEGLGWRRVPSVEGAFVVNAGDLLHIFSNAKFPAVTHRAMVNQSEHRISVAYFHGPSAESRVAPSSKFQKPCFKSLLVKEYLSLKYKHFFEALSLIRA
- the LOC110892367 gene encoding zinc finger MYM-type protein 1-like — encoded protein: MIVEFDPIMQEHVRRIQNKEIHNHYLGPRMQNELIHLLSNEVKTKIIKKVKEAKYFSIILDCTPDISHKEQMSIILRCLDISPTSIEFKEYFLEFLIVNDTTGKGLFNSITEELNRIGLNVDDIRGQGYDNGSNMKGKHKGVPKRLLEVNPRAFYVPCGYHSLNLVISDMASACDKVQDFFGTIQRIYSIFASSTKRWKILQDNIRYLTLKSLSQTRWESRLESVKAIRFQAPKLRDALMDLYRDSTEANVKSEAKSLVENELENFEFLLAMVIWYEVLHAINVVIKNLQSKDMCIDIAIKQLDGLIIYFKKFRDEGFENAMIEAKELALKIGIEPSFREKRVIRRNRRFDENVDNETLKTPIDCFRTDYFLYIVDQASVSLESRFAQFKEFEQNFGFLFSIKKLKSLDQKNLKEKCIYRKSFGTMIIILILMV